A single window of Nocardia sp. NBC_01327 DNA harbors:
- a CDS encoding type I polyketide synthase, protein MTEQKLREYLNRVTIDLQRTRRQLAEAEAAGHEPIAIVAMGCRFPGGVRTPEQLWELLAEGRDTTTAVPEDRGWDLASLSAGNVSCRGAFIDGVADFDAAFFAVSPHEATAMDPQQRLLLTTVWEAVERAGIDPAALRGTATGIYAAAVDQGYAQVALTAPEAVRNFIVTGNSMSVLAGRVSYALGLEGPALTVDTACSSSLVGVHLATQALRRRECTLALAAGVTVMSLPLVYAEFGRQGAMSADGRCKAFSATADGTGWGEGVGVLLLERLSDAHRNGHPVLAVIRGSALNQDGASNGLTAPNGPSQQRLLRAALADAGLTAADVDAVEAHGTGTTLGDPIEADALLATYGQDRPDDRPLWLGSLKSNIGHTQAAAGVAGVIKTVLALEHGVLPRSLHITEPTTHVDWSGGNVRLLTADQPWPRAERPRRAGISAFGMSGTNAHVILEQAPDPEPGGARSHPPVAPYVLAGRTPAALRDQAVRLAGFVSADPAQGLADIGFSLATTRTAFEHRATVIAADRSELLAGLGVLARDLDGVRTGPATPSNIVVGETDSNIGGTVLVFPGQGAQWDGMARALLTESPVFAASIAECEQALAGLVDWSLTDVLCGAAGAPSLERVDVVQPALFAMMVSLAALWRSWGVEPAAVVGHSQGEIAAAVVAGGLSPADGAKVVALRSRAIGALAGRGGMVALALGQEEAEAEIAPWTGRLAVAAVNGPAAVVVSGDPDALAELVARCGERGVRATTVPVDYASHSAQVEAIRDELRTALADIAPRSGRIPLFSTVTGEWLDTAEMNADYWYRNLRSTVRFDAAIRDLARAGHAVFVEASPHRVLTVPIQDTLEAAGLHAAAVTGTLRRGEGDLRQMLTSAAELWTRGVTVDWTTAFAGARPVVLPTYPFQERRFWPEPAEPAGDAGTPADSGFWDLVDRGDPDELARVLAVDAEPLAKVLPALEAWRRGRGEPVDPLRYRIVWRRLADPPAAVLTGRWVLVLPAGEGESPHAQWITRTLTDIGAEVEHVELADTDADRESAAARLAHLERAGRDGPTGIVSLLAIAEHPHPRYPALPAGTALTVALLQGLCDLGWTAPLWCVSTGAVTTGAADPLTAPRQAMVWGTGLVAALEQPQRWGGLLDLPPQPDELARLRFGAALSGAGDVAGEDQLALRASGLFARRLVHAPRPVAAHAVAALGAAASGGPEGPDRRPWRPRGTVLLTGGTGAVGGYLARWLARGGAEHLVLPGRRGADSPTAERLRADLTAHGARLSMPVCDLADRDQVERLLADLDAQGTPVTAVVHAAAFIALAPLATAPIGAFADVVAAKAAGAAHLDALLDRDLDAFVLISSIAGLWGSGDHGAYAAGNAYLHALAQHRRARGLTATTVDWGVWQSGEPGASPDADLFKLDEHGLRRMHPRTAIAALQQILDDDETVLAVADVDWERFAPVFASHRPSALLHTIPEARSALQGAPAESPDSVAAPLRRRLDGLPAAERTRALLDLVRAQAAAVLGHDSPRQVPPGKAFQELGFASLTAVELRNRLNTVTGLRLPSSLVFDHPSSTALAAHLDTELFGTRTTDPRRSAPTGTPETPAAADDDLIAIIAMSCRLPGGIDTPEKLWQLLYEGGDTVCGFPVDRGWPAAAELYDPDPDNPGTTTTQHGGFLSDAGEFDAGFFGISPREAVAMDPQQRLLLETSWEAMERAGLDPDALRGSRTGVYVGVNYGDYGAAVARSGQGEGHLLTGSAPSIVSGRIAYTFGLEGPALTVDTACSSSLVALHTAVRALRGGDCTLALVGGVAVMSTPGAILSFSRQRGLAGDGRCKAFAEAADGMGMGEGVGVLLVERLCDARRSGHPVLAVLRGSAVNSDGASNGLSAPNGPSQQRVIRAALADAGLSAADVDVVEAHGTGTTLGDPIEAQALLATYGQDRPAGRPVLIGSLKSNIGHTQAASGVAGVMKMVLALRAAQVPRTLHIDRPTSHVDWDSGAVTLATELLPWPETGRARRAAVSSFGLSGTNAHVVVEQAPEWEVAQEKPARGPLAWVLSARTPEALADQAVRLREHLDADRSVDAADVGLALAGRTAFAHRRVLVGDGADLAAALHAVADGIDTPATVSGVRDAEGRTVFVFPGQGSQWVGMARDLLAESPVFLDRMTECDAALSAHVDWSLLDVVRSAAPLDRVDVVQPVLFAVMVSLAAVWRAHGVEPGAVIGHSQGEIAAAVVAGGLSLADGAKVVALRSRALGELAGSGGMVSIALPLPRVAQLLAPWGERLSVAAVNGPAAVVISGETAAITELLTACDSDGIRARRIDVDYASHSAQVEPIESGLLRALDTITPVAAAVPLYSTVTGEWLDTSVMDAGYWYENLRRTVGFEPAVRDLSEQGYTVFLEVSPHPVLTVPIEQTLDAAGHDGAVLGTLRRDEGDLRRLLLSLGEAWSCGLPVDWPAFFPDARHTDLPTYPFRHRHYWALPAAGTAGADVAAAGLDAAGHPLLGAAAEVAATGEILCSGRVSVRSHPWLADHAIADVVLLPGAAFVELALRAAAEAGCAVLAELTLEAPLVLPGTGAVRIQIRVGAPAEDGERTLTIHSQPEDGPDPRWLRHATGTVTEHAVPPVAEPESWPPPDATPVPIDDLYDRFGESGYRYGPAFRAVRAAWRRGNEVFTEIGLPENADLDAASYGIHPALLDAALHGIWLGPVDDADAEPGTARVPFAWNEVSLHAAGATQLRIRLSFDPDGDVTIHASDFHGQPVASVAALAVRPIRTDALRITAAPDAMFRVEWTPLPGPGAARPGAGRWAALAPLSARFDPRTRFDRPATESEATAEAPGAVADFDRLTAEFGALAVLPDTFADLAALGAAIDRGAPVPDVVLIECRSAGADSAAVHTMTAAALVLIQQWLADDRYADSRLVFVTSGAVEVSPGAGVPDLAGAAVGGLIRSAQSEYPERFVSADAADPLELLALLPAALAAGEPQIAVRAGEVLAARLLRAPAAAANVTPFDRSGTVLITGASGVLGGLVARHLVREYGIRRLLLIGRRGLDTPEAAALAAELGELGAEAEFVACDVADRGQLAAAVARVPAAHPLTAVVHAAGVLDDGIVPSLTPERLATVLRPKVDGALHLHELTRGLPLSDFLLFSSAAGVIGTAGQANYAAANAFLDALAGSRRAQGLPARSIAWGLWERRSAMTGSLDEAGRGRITRAGVAAFSDAEGLELFDEVLRRDEALLVPVRLDLGRQRPATEVPALLRGLVRGVVRPRAATAVAAEANTLRRRLTEAGAQERKTLLEDLVREKVARVLRYPVVAEVDPELAFQELGFDSLTAVELRNQLTAVTGLRLPATLVFDHPTPEAVAGYIAERLAPATGPADVFGTASGDIDDASVRRLLAAISPQRLRSAGLLDALLRLGEPPQPAADDLESIAPESIADMDVDGLVRMALGDGRA, encoded by the coding sequence GTGACCGAGCAGAAGCTTCGTGAGTACCTGAATCGGGTCACCATCGACCTGCAGCGCACCCGCCGGCAACTTGCCGAGGCCGAGGCCGCCGGACACGAACCGATCGCGATCGTCGCCATGGGCTGCCGCTTCCCCGGCGGGGTGCGCACGCCCGAACAACTGTGGGAGCTGCTGGCCGAGGGCCGCGACACGACGACCGCGGTGCCGGAGGACCGCGGGTGGGATCTCGCCTCGCTCAGCGCGGGCAATGTGTCCTGCCGCGGCGCCTTCATCGACGGGGTCGCCGACTTCGACGCCGCGTTCTTCGCCGTCTCCCCGCACGAGGCGACCGCGATGGATCCACAGCAGCGACTGCTGCTGACCACCGTCTGGGAGGCCGTCGAGCGGGCCGGTATCGATCCGGCCGCGCTGCGCGGCACCGCCACCGGTATTTACGCCGCGGCCGTCGACCAGGGGTACGCCCAGGTGGCTCTGACCGCCCCCGAAGCGGTACGGAACTTCATCGTCACCGGCAATTCGATGAGTGTGCTGGCGGGCCGGGTGTCGTATGCGCTCGGACTCGAGGGACCGGCGCTGACGGTGGACACCGCATGCTCGTCCTCACTCGTCGGCGTGCACCTGGCCACCCAGGCGCTGCGCCGGCGCGAATGCACGCTGGCCCTGGCCGCGGGCGTCACCGTGATGTCACTGCCGCTGGTCTACGCCGAATTCGGCAGGCAGGGAGCGATGTCCGCCGACGGCCGCTGCAAGGCGTTCTCGGCCACCGCGGACGGCACCGGCTGGGGTGAGGGCGTCGGTGTCCTACTGCTGGAACGGCTTTCGGACGCCCACCGCAACGGGCATCCGGTGCTGGCCGTGATCCGCGGTTCGGCCCTGAACCAGGACGGCGCCAGCAACGGCCTGACCGCCCCGAACGGCCCCTCCCAGCAACGCCTGCTGCGCGCAGCGCTCGCCGACGCCGGACTCACCGCCGCCGACGTGGACGCCGTCGAAGCGCACGGCACCGGAACCACCCTCGGCGATCCCATCGAAGCCGACGCGCTGCTGGCCACCTACGGCCAGGATCGGCCCGACGACCGGCCGCTGTGGCTCGGCTCCCTGAAATCGAACATCGGGCACACCCAGGCCGCGGCCGGGGTGGCCGGGGTCATCAAAACCGTCCTGGCTCTCGAACACGGAGTGCTGCCGCGCTCCCTGCACATCACCGAGCCCACCACCCACGTCGACTGGTCGGGCGGCAATGTCCGGCTGCTCACCGCGGACCAGCCGTGGCCCCGGGCCGAAAGACCCAGGCGCGCCGGAATTTCGGCGTTCGGCATGAGCGGCACCAACGCCCACGTGATCCTCGAACAAGCGCCCGACCCCGAACCCGGCGGCGCCCGGTCGCATCCACCGGTCGCTCCCTACGTACTGGCCGGCCGGACTCCGGCCGCGCTGCGTGATCAGGCGGTGCGGCTGGCCGGGTTCGTGTCGGCCGACCCGGCCCAGGGCCTGGCCGATATCGGGTTCTCGCTGGCCACCACCCGCACGGCCTTCGAACACCGGGCCACCGTGATCGCCGCGGACCGCTCCGAACTGCTCGCCGGTCTCGGTGTGCTGGCCCGCGACCTGGACGGTGTGCGGACCGGACCGGCGACGCCGTCGAATATCGTTGTCGGCGAGACTGATTCGAACATCGGCGGGACTGTGCTGGTGTTCCCGGGCCAGGGGGCCCAGTGGGACGGTATGGCCCGCGCCCTGCTCACCGAATCACCGGTTTTCGCGGCCTCGATCGCCGAGTGCGAACAGGCGCTGGCCGGGCTGGTGGACTGGTCGCTGACCGACGTGCTGTGCGGTGCCGCCGGGGCGCCGTCGCTCGAGCGGGTCGATGTCGTGCAGCCCGCACTGTTCGCGATGATGGTCTCCCTCGCCGCGCTGTGGCGCTCCTGGGGAGTCGAGCCCGCCGCGGTCGTGGGGCACAGCCAGGGGGAGATCGCGGCCGCGGTGGTGGCGGGCGGGCTCTCGCCGGCGGACGGCGCGAAGGTGGTCGCGCTGCGCAGTCGTGCGATCGGGGCGCTGGCCGGGCGAGGCGGGATGGTCGCCCTGGCGCTCGGGCAGGAAGAGGCCGAGGCGGAGATCGCGCCCTGGACTGGTCGGCTCGCGGTCGCGGCCGTGAACGGTCCCGCCGCGGTCGTCGTCTCCGGTGATCCGGACGCGCTCGCCGAGCTGGTCGCCCGCTGCGGTGAGCGCGGCGTGCGCGCGACGACCGTGCCTGTCGACTACGCCTCGCATTCGGCCCAGGTCGAGGCGATCCGGGATGAGCTGCGCACGGCGCTCGCCGATATCGCACCGCGGTCCGGCCGTATCCCGCTGTTCTCCACCGTCACCGGCGAGTGGCTCGACACCGCCGAGATGAACGCCGACTACTGGTATCGCAACCTGCGCAGCACAGTCCGGTTCGACGCCGCCATCCGCGATCTGGCGCGAGCGGGGCACGCTGTGTTCGTCGAGGCCTCGCCGCACCGCGTCCTGACCGTGCCGATCCAGGACACCCTGGAAGCCGCCGGCCTGCACGCCGCGGCGGTGACGGGCACCCTGCGACGCGGCGAAGGCGACCTGCGGCAGATGCTGACCTCCGCCGCCGAGCTCTGGACGCGCGGCGTAACCGTAGACTGGACAACAGCTTTCGCGGGCGCCCGCCCGGTCGTGTTGCCCACCTACCCTTTCCAGGAACGGCGGTTCTGGCCGGAACCCGCCGAGCCGGCCGGCGACGCCGGCACACCCGCCGACAGCGGTTTCTGGGATCTGGTCGATCGCGGCGACCCGGACGAGCTGGCCAGGGTGCTCGCGGTGGATGCCGAGCCGCTCGCCAAGGTGCTCCCCGCGCTCGAGGCCTGGCGCCGGGGCCGCGGCGAACCCGTCGATCCACTGCGCTATCGCATCGTGTGGCGTCGGCTCGCCGACCCGCCGGCCGCGGTACTCACCGGCCGGTGGGTGCTCGTGCTGCCTGCTGGGGAGGGCGAATCGCCTCACGCCCAATGGATCACGCGCACCCTGACCGACATCGGCGCCGAGGTCGAGCACGTCGAACTCGCCGACACGGACGCCGACCGCGAGTCGGCCGCTGCCCGTCTCGCCCACCTCGAGCGGGCCGGCCGTGACGGGCCGACCGGCATCGTCTCCTTGTTGGCCATCGCCGAGCACCCGCACCCGCGGTATCCGGCCCTGCCCGCCGGTACGGCGCTGACTGTCGCTCTGCTGCAAGGGCTTTGCGATCTCGGCTGGACTGCCCCGCTGTGGTGTGTGAGCACCGGCGCGGTCACCACCGGCGCCGCCGATCCGCTCACCGCTCCCCGGCAGGCGATGGTCTGGGGCACCGGCCTGGTGGCCGCCCTGGAGCAGCCGCAGCGCTGGGGCGGGCTGCTCGATCTGCCGCCGCAACCGGATGAACTCGCCCGGTTGCGATTCGGCGCCGCCCTGAGCGGGGCAGGCGATGTGGCGGGCGAAGATCAGCTCGCACTCCGGGCGAGCGGATTGTTCGCCCGAAGGCTGGTGCACGCCCCCCGTCCGGTGGCAGCTCACGCGGTCGCGGCGCTTGGCGCCGCCGCATCGGGTGGGCCCGAAGGCCCGGATCGCCGCCCCTGGCGTCCGCGTGGCACGGTCCTGTTGACCGGCGGCACCGGGGCCGTGGGCGGGTATCTCGCCCGCTGGCTGGCCCGCGGCGGCGCCGAGCACCTGGTGCTGCCGGGCCGGCGTGGCGCGGACTCGCCCACCGCCGAGCGATTGCGTGCCGACCTCACCGCGCACGGCGCCCGGCTGAGCATGCCCGTCTGCGACCTCGCCGACCGTGACCAGGTCGAGCGGCTGCTCGCCGACCTCGACGCACAGGGCACGCCGGTCACCGCGGTGGTGCACGCCGCCGCGTTCATCGCCCTCGCACCGCTCGCGACCGCCCCGATCGGAGCATTCGCCGACGTGGTGGCGGCCAAGGCCGCCGGCGCCGCGCACCTGGACGCGCTGCTGGACCGGGACCTCGACGCCTTCGTCCTGATCTCCTCGATCGCGGGCCTCTGGGGCAGCGGCGACCACGGGGCCTACGCCGCGGGCAACGCCTACCTGCACGCGCTGGCCCAGCACCGCCGCGCCCGCGGACTGACCGCGACCACCGTCGACTGGGGCGTCTGGCAGAGCGGTGAACCCGGCGCATCTCCGGATGCCGATCTGTTCAAACTCGACGAGCACGGCCTGCGCCGCATGCATCCGCGCACCGCCATCGCCGCTCTGCAGCAGATTCTCGACGACGACGAGACCGTCCTGGCGGTGGCCGACGTGGACTGGGAACGGTTCGCTCCCGTCTTCGCCTCGCACCGGCCCAGCGCACTGCTGCACACCATTCCCGAGGCCCGCAGCGCGCTGCAGGGCGCACCGGCCGAATCGCCGGATTCGGTGGCGGCGCCACTGCGCCGGCGGCTGGACGGCCTGCCCGCCGCCGAGCGCACACGGGCCCTGCTCGACCTGGTCCGTGCCCAGGCGGCCGCGGTGCTCGGCCACGACTCGCCGCGACAAGTGCCGCCGGGCAAGGCATTCCAGGAGCTGGGCTTCGCCTCGCTGACCGCCGTCGAACTGCGCAACCGGCTCAATACCGTCACCGGGCTGCGACTGCCCTCCTCGCTCGTCTTCGATCACCCGTCCTCCACCGCGCTCGCCGCACACCTCGACACGGAGCTGTTCGGCACGCGGACAACCGATCCCAGGCGTTCGGCGCCCACCGGGACCCCGGAGACGCCGGCCGCGGCGGACGATGACCTGATCGCGATCATCGCGATGAGCTGCCGCCTGCCGGGCGGGATCGACACGCCGGAGAAGCTGTGGCAACTGCTGTACGAGGGCGGCGATACGGTCTGCGGCTTCCCGGTCGACCGCGGCTGGCCGGCGGCGGCGGAACTCTACGATCCGGACCCCGACAATCCCGGCACAACGACCACGCAGCACGGCGGATTCCTCTCCGACGCAGGCGAATTCGACGCAGGCTTCTTCGGCATCTCGCCGCGCGAGGCCGTCGCCATGGACCCGCAGCAGCGACTGCTGCTCGAAACCTCCTGGGAGGCAATGGAACGCGCGGGCCTGGACCCCGACGCGCTGCGCGGCTCCCGGACCGGCGTCTACGTCGGTGTCAACTACGGCGACTACGGCGCCGCCGTCGCCAGATCCGGGCAGGGTGAGGGCCACCTGCTCACCGGCAGCGCGCCGAGCATCGTCTCCGGTCGCATCGCCTACACCTTCGGACTCGAGGGCCCCGCTCTCACCGTCGACACCGCATGCTCGTCCTCGCTGGTGGCGTTGCACACCGCGGTCCGCGCCCTGCGCGGCGGCGACTGCACACTCGCGCTGGTCGGTGGCGTCGCGGTGATGTCCACACCGGGCGCGATCCTGAGCTTCTCCCGCCAGCGCGGTCTCGCGGGCGACGGCCGGTGCAAGGCCTTCGCCGAGGCCGCCGACGGTATGGGCATGGGCGAGGGCGTCGGCGTCCTGCTCGTCGAACGCCTCTGCGACGCCCGCCGCAGCGGGCATCCGGTACTGGCCGTGCTCCGCGGCTCCGCCGTGAACTCCGACGGCGCCAGCAACGGCCTGTCCGCACCCAACGGTCCGTCCCAGCAGCGCGTCATCCGGGCCGCGCTCGCCGATGCGGGTCTGTCGGCCGCGGACGTCGATGTTGTCGAGGCGCACGGCACCGGCACCACCCTCGGCGACCCGATCGAAGCACAGGCGTTGCTGGCCACCTACGGACAGGACCGTCCGGCCGGGCGACCGGTACTGATCGGCTCGCTCAAATCGAACATCGGCCATACCCAGGCGGCCTCGGGCGTGGCCGGGGTCATGAAAATGGTGCTGGCACTACGCGCCGCGCAGGTTCCGCGCACCCTGCACATCGATCGCCCGACCAGCCACGTCGACTGGGACAGCGGCGCGGTCACCCTCGCGACCGAACTGTTGCCGTGGCCGGAGACCGGACGGGCGCGCCGGGCCGCCGTCTCCTCCTTCGGACTCAGCGGCACCAACGCGCACGTCGTGGTGGAGCAGGCCCCGGAATGGGAAGTCGCGCAAGAGAAGCCAGCGCGCGGACCACTGGCCTGGGTGTTGTCCGCACGCACCCCGGAAGCGCTGGCGGATCAGGCGGTGCGGCTACGGGAACACCTGGACGCGGACCGCAGCGTCGACGCCGCCGACGTCGGGTTGGCGCTCGCCGGACGCACCGCGTTCGCGCATCGCCGGGTACTGGTGGGCGACGGCGCCGACCTCGCGGCCGCCCTGCATGCGGTGGCCGACGGAATCGACACGCCCGCAACGGTATCCGGCGTACGGGACGCCGAGGGCCGGACCGTGTTCGTGTTCCCGGGGCAGGGCTCCCAATGGGTGGGCATGGCCCGCGATCTGCTCGCCGAATCACCGGTGTTCCTCGACCGGATGACCGAATGCGATGCCGCCCTGTCCGCCCACGTCGACTGGTCGCTGCTGGATGTGGTGCGGTCGGCCGCTCCGCTGGACCGGGTGGATGTGGTGCAGCCGGTGCTGTTCGCGGTGATGGTGTCGCTGGCCGCCGTCTGGCGCGCGCACGGCGTCGAACCCGGCGCGGTGATCGGCCACTCCCAGGGCGAGATCGCCGCGGCCGTCGTCGCGGGCGGACTGTCCCTCGCCGACGGCGCGAAAGTGGTGGCGCTGCGCTCGCGCGCGCTCGGCGAACTCGCCGGATCGGGTGGCATGGTCTCGATCGCGCTGCCGCTACCGCGGGTAGCGCAGCTGCTCGCACCGTGGGGCGAGCGCCTGTCCGTCGCCGCGGTGAACGGGCCTGCGGCCGTGGTCATCTCGGGTGAGACCGCGGCGATCACCGAGCTGCTCACCGCCTGCGACAGCGACGGTATCCGGGCCCGGCGCATCGACGTGGACTACGCCTCGCACTCGGCGCAGGTGGAGCCGATCGAGTCCGGGTTGCTCCGCGCGCTGGACACGATCACTCCGGTCGCCGCCGCCGTGCCGCTGTATTCCACGGTGACGGGGGAGTGGCTCGACACGAGCGTCATGGATGCCGGCTACTGGTATGAAAACCTGCGTCGCACAGTCGGTTTCGAACCGGCTGTGCGCGACCTGTCGGAACAGGGCTACACCGTCTTCCTCGAGGTCAGCCCGCATCCGGTGCTGACCGTCCCGATCGAGCAGACCCTGGACGCCGCCGGGCACGACGGCGCTGTCCTCGGCACCCTGCGCCGAGACGAGGGCGACCTGCGCCGGCTGCTGCTCTCCCTCGGCGAGGCGTGGTCGTGCGGACTCCCGGTGGACTGGCCCGCGTTCTTCCCGGACGCCCGGCACACCGACCTGCCGACCTATCCCTTCCGGCATCGCCACTACTGGGCGTTGCCCGCCGCAGGGACAGCTGGTGCGGATGTGGCCGCGGCGGGCTTGGACGCGGCCGGTCATCCACTGCTCGGCGCCGCGGCGGAGGTCGCCGCCACCGGTGAGATCCTGTGCAGCGGAAGGGTGTCGGTCCGTAGCCACCCATGGCTGGCCGACCACGCCATCGCCGATGTGGTGCTGCTGCCCGGTGCGGCGTTCGTCGAGCTGGCGCTGCGCGCCGCCGCCGAGGCCGGGTGCGCCGTGCTCGCCGAACTGACCCTGGAGGCGCCCCTGGTATTGCCCGGCACCGGGGCGGTGCGCATTCAGATACGGGTGGGGGCACCCGCCGAGGACGGCGAACGCACGCTGACCATCCACTCCCAGCCGGAGGACGGCCCGGATCCACGCTGGCTCCGGCATGCGACCGGGACCGTGACCGAGCATGCGGTCCCACCCGTGGCCGAACCCGAGAGCTGGCCGCCACCGGACGCCACGCCGGTGCCGATCGACGACCTCTACGACCGCTTCGGCGAATCCGGCTACCGCTACGGTCCGGCGTTCCGTGCCGTCCGGGCAGCCTGGCGGCGCGGCAACGAAGTCTTCACCGAGATCGGCCTGCCCGAAAACGCTGACCTCGACGCCGCCTCCTACGGCATACACCCCGCTTTGCTGGACGCCGCACTGCACGGCATCTGGCTGGGGCCGGTGGACGACGCCGACGCCGAACCGGGCACCGCGCGAGTGCCGTTCGCCTGGAATGAGGTGAGCCTGCACGCGGCCGGGGCGACACAATTGCGGATCCGGCTGTCGTTCGACCCTGATGGTGACGTGACCATTCACGCCTCCGACTTCCACGGGCAACCGGTCGCCTCGGTCGCGGCCCTGGCGGTCCGCCCGATACGCACCGACGCACTGCGTATCACCGCCGCCCCCGACGCCATGTTCCGCGTGGAGTGGACACCGCTGCCCGGGCCCGGCGCAGCACGACCCGGCGCCGGCCGGTGGGCAGCTCTCGCGCCGCTGAGCGCCCGGTTCGATCCCCGGACCCGATTCGACAGGCCTGCCACCGAATCCGAGGCGACCGCCGAGGCGCCCGGTGCTGTTGCCGATTTCGACCGGCTCACAGCCGAATTCGGGGCCCTCGCAGTGCTCCCGGATACCTTTGCCGATCTCGCTGCCCTCGGCGCCGCGATCGATCGGGGTGCCCCGGTGCCGGATGTGGTCCTCATCGAATGCCGTTCCGCTGGAGCGGATTCCGCGGCGGTGCACACCATGACGGCCGCCGCGCTGGTGCTGATCCAGCAGTGGCTGGCCGACGATCGGTACGCGGACAGCCGGCTGGTGTTCGTGACGAGCGGTGCTGTCGAGGTCTCTCCCGGTGCGGGCGTGCCCGACCTGGCGGGCGCGGCGGTCGGCGGTCTCATCCGCTCGGCACAGTCCGAATATCCGGAGCGCTTCGTATCGGCCGACGCGGCGGACCCGCTGGAACTGCTCGCCCTGCTGCCCGCAGCGCTGGCCGCCGGTGAACCGCAGATCGCCGTTCGAGCAGGCGAAGTGCTCGCGGCCAGGTTGCTGCGAGCACCCGCGGCAGCCGCGAACGTGACACCGTTCGACCGGTCGGGCACTGTGCTGATCACCGGCGCGAGCGGTGTGCTCGGCGGATTGGTGGCTCGGCATCTGGTGCGCGAGTACGGGATTCGCAGGCTGCTGCTGATCGGCCGCCGAGGGCTGGACACGCCGGAGGCGGCCGCGCTCGCTGCCGAGCTCGGCGAGCTCGGTGCCGAAGCGGAATTCGTCGCGTGCGATGTCGCGGATCGCGGGCAGCTCGCCGCGGCTGTGGCGCGGGTACCCGCGGCGCATCCGCTGACCGCTGTCGTGCATGCGGCGGGCGTCCTGGACGACGGGATCGTGCCGTCCCTGACTCCCGAGCGGCTCGCCACGGTATTGCGGCCCAAGGTCGACGGCGCCCTGCATCTGCATGAGCTGACCCGCGGCCTGCCGCTGTCCGACTTCCTGCTGTTCTCCTCCGCCGCCGGGGTCATCGGCACTGCGGGACAAGCCAATTACGCCGCCGCCAATGCGTTCCTCGACGCGCTGGCCGGCAGCAGACGCGCACAGGGCCTGCCCGCCCGATCCATCGCGTGGGGACTGTGGGAGCGACGCAGTGCGATGACCGGCAGTCTCGACGAAGCCGGACGAGGCCGGATCACCCGCGCAGGTGTGGCGGCCTTCTCCGACGCGGAGGGTCTGGAACTGTTCGACGAGGTACTGCGGCGGGACGAGGCGCTGCTGGTACCCGTACGCCTGGACCTGGGCAGGCAGCGCCCGGCGACCGAGGTACCCGCTCTGTTGCGCGGCCTCGTCCGCGGCGTGGTCCGGCCGCGGGCGGCCACCGCCGTCGCCGCCGAGGCGAACACCCTGCGCCGACGGCTCACCGAAGCCGGCGCACAGGAGCGGAAGACGTTGCTGGAGGACCTCGTCCGCGAGAAGGTCGCCCGGGTGCTCCGGTATCCGGTGGTCGCCGAGGTCGATCCGGAACTCGCCTTCCAGGAGCTCGGATTCGACTCGCTGACCGCCGTCGAGTTGCGCAACCAGCTGACCGCGGTGACCGGATTGCGTTTGCCCGCGACCCTCGTCTTCGACCATCCGACCCCCGAGGCTGTCGCGGGGTATATCGCCGAGCGCCTGGCCCCCGCGACCGGGCCGGCAGACGTTTTCGGCACTGCGTCCGGAGATATCGACGACGCATCGGTGCGCCGCCTGCTGGCCGCGATCTCACCGCAGCGCCTGCGGTCGGCCGGGCTCCTGGACGCACTGCTGCGACTGGGAGAACCGCCACAGCCCGCAGCGGACGACCTGGAATCGATTGCACCGGAATCGATCGCGGACATGGACGTGGACGGTCTGGTCCGCATGGCCCTCGGCGACGGCCGTGCCTGA